The Piliocolobus tephrosceles isolate RC106 chromosome 2, ASM277652v3, whole genome shotgun sequence genome window below encodes:
- the LOC111543484 gene encoding heterogeneous nuclear ribonucleoprotein A1-like, which translates to MSKSESPKEPEQLRKLFIGGLSFETTDESLRSHFEQWGMLTDCMVMRDPNTKRSRGFGFVTYATVEEVDAAMNARPHKVDGRVVEPKRAVSREDSQRPGAHLTVKKIFVGGIKEDTEEHHLRDYFEQYGKTEVIEIMTDRGSGKKRGFAFVTFDDHDSVDKIVIQKYHTVNGHNCEVRKALSKQEMASASSSQRGQSGSGNFGGGRGGGFGGNDNFGRGGNFSGRGGFGGSRGGGGYGGSGDGYNGFGNDGSNFGGGGSYNDFGNYNNQSSNFGPMKGGNFGGRSSGPYGGGGQYFAKPRNQGGYGGSSSSSSYGSGRRF; encoded by the coding sequence ATGTCTAAGTCAGAGTCTCCTAAAGAGCCGGAACAGCTGAGGAAGCTCTTCATTGGAGGGTTGAGCTTTGAAACAACGGATGAGAGCCTGAGGAGCCATTTTGAGCAATGGGGAATGCTCACGGACTGTATGGTAATGAGAGATCCAAACACCAAGCGTTCCaggggctttgggtttgtcacatatgccaCTGTGGAGGAGGTGGATGCAGCTATGAATGCAAGGCCACACAAGGTGGACGGAAGAGTTGTGGAACCAAAGAGAGCTGTCTCAAGAGAAGATTCTCAAAGACCAGGTGCCCACTTAactgtgaaaaagatatttgttggtggcattaaagaagacactgaagaacatcacctaagagattattttgaacagtatgggaaaactgaagtgattgaaatcatgactgaccgaggcagtggcaagaaaagggGCTTTGCCTTTGTAACCTTTGATGACCATGACTCCGTGGATAAGATTGTCATTCAGAAATACCATACTGTGAATGGCCACAACTGTGAAGTTAGGAAAGCCCTGTCAAAGCAAGAGATGGCTAGTGCTTCATCCAGCCAAAGAGGTCAAAGTGGTTCTGGAAACTTTGGTGGTGGTCGTGGAGGTGGTTTCGGTGGGAATGACAACTTCGGTCGTGGAGGAAACTTCAGTGGTCGTGGTGGCTTTGGTGGCAGCCGTGGTGGTGGTGgatatggtggcagtggggatggctataatggatttggtaatgatggaagcaattttggaggtggtggaagctacaatgattttggcaattacaacaatcagtcttcaaattttggaccCATGAAGGGAGGAAATTTTGGAGGCAGAAGCTCTGGCCCCTATGGCGGTGGAGGCCAATACTTTGCAAAACCACGAAACCAAGGTGGCTATGGCggttccagcagcagcagtagctatggcagtggcagaagattttaa